From the Desulforegula conservatrix Mb1Pa genome, the window ATTGTAAAATCCTCAGGCAAGCTGTTCATGAAATATCTTGAGTCTCTGTCAGGTCTGTCCATATTTTCTGATATTCCAAAAGCAAATCCCTGAAGCCTTGTTGTTCCTGTTTTTGAAGGAGCTGTTTCAGGGTTTCTGAATCCGGCCGATGTGATCGAATAACCACCAGACGGATTTAGCTGATCTCCCTGAAGCATGACAAGCTTTCCTCCTGATAAGAAACCTACACCGTCAAACTGGGAACCATAAAACTCCCCCTTAAGCTCTCCCTGCACCCAGACAATTGGAGAATATCCTGAAAGACTTAAATCATAGGAATTTCCCACCGAAGCCGAGCCATCTGACTGAGTTTCAATCGGTATTGTAATCTCCGGTCGATAGTATCCGAAAGCCAGGGCATTTTCGATAACAGGAATATCTGGATTGATATCTCCTAAAACAATTACAGGCGAGCCTTTTTCCGTTTGAATGTCTTCTCCGGCAACAACCTTATCAGGCTCTCCCATATTGTTTGCAAAACCAAAAATTTTATTGTTATGCCAGTTGGCCATTAATTTCATGTCTCCGTTGCCGGCATTGCTTTCCTGATTCCCCATGGCACCAAATTCTGCGTAACCTATGGCAGGCCCCTTAAATACTGAAATACCGTTTATAGGCCTTCTTTCCTGCAAAGCCTTGACTCCGGCAAATGCTATTTCAGAATAAAAAAATCTGTCCGGATCCCTGAAATAGCTGAAATCATCCATACCAAAAATCAGAAAGGTTCCTGTTGATGAATACCCCATACTCATATTATCAGGAGTCTCTTCAAGTCCATCGATTACCCTTTTGCCCGGAACATTTTCAAGTTTCTGAAATCCGGTATATGGCGCTGAAACATCCCTTGGAGGGAGAGGAAGTTCAAAACCGGTTTTTTCTCCCTTATTGTTCTGAACAAAACCTGATGCATGATCCTTATATAGATATGCCTCCACTATTCCTATATCAGAATAAAGGGTTGATGGATCAGTACTGCCTGCTATATCAGTAAAATTCTGCTGCCTGCCCTTGGCCATGATTCTCTGCTCTGTCTGTACTGCTGTGTTTAATATGTTTTCAGTGTTCGTGTTTACAATATTGTGGACTGTGTTAAACGGAAGAGGATCTGTATTCATAACACCAAGGACACCAGGCGTTGACGGCTTTGGGCCTAATTGTTGCAAAACAGGCGGCCTGGGTAACTGTAGAGGCGGAAGCATTGGTTTTTGCTCCTGTGGCCCTGAAGGTTTTGAGTCGGCAGGCTTTATGCCTGCCTGAGACATTCCGTCTTTCGGCTTTACACTTTGGGAGCTTCCTCCGGGCTTAGTTTCATCAGATTTTACATCAGCATTTTCTCCGGGCTTACTCATCTGAAGGATATTTTGAAGTTCGTCATCAGCAAAATTCCTTGGAGTTTCAGGTATTGACTTGAAATCAGTAACTATTGTACCAAAGCC encodes:
- a CDS encoding FecR domain-containing protein, translated to MNRFIPAMFFCIVVLWTSLSVAAPTSVGEIAAIRGPAEAVGADQIRRPLAFKGQIFSDDVIVTGQKARLQVMFRDNTIISMGADSEIKIEEYSLAERGGTIKTNVKEGVFHIMGGSIAKESPENFVTETPVATIGIRGSMFAFTLKNKQLSIVFLGGKGIDIFNSAGNVAITNPGFGTIVTDFKSIPETPRNFADDELQNILQMSKPGENADVKSDETKPGGSSQSVKPKDGMSQAGIKPADSKPSGPQEQKPMLPPLQLPRPPVLQQLGPKPSTPGVLGVMNTDPLPFNTVHNIVNTNTENILNTAVQTEQRIMAKGRQQNFTDIAGSTDPSTLYSDIGIVEAYLYKDHASGFVQNNKGEKTGFELPLPPRDVSAPYTGFQKLENVPGKRVIDGLEETPDNMSMGYSSTGTFLIFGMDDFSYFRDPDRFFYSEIAFAGVKALQERRPINGISVFKGPAIGYAEFGAMGNQESNAGNGDMKLMANWHNNKIFGFANNMGEPDKVVAGEDIQTEKGSPVIVLGDINPDIPVIENALAFGYYRPEITIPIETQSDGSASVGNSYDLSLSGYSPIVWVQGELKGEFYGSQFDGVGFLSGGKLVMLQGDQLNPSGGYSITSAGFRNPETAPSKTGTTRLQGFAFGISENMDRPDRDSRYFMNSLPEDFTIAVNRDEGTLDGVLRANDIKGSGAALSDVRIGGSNMSAYINDENFAAMIDGPNSVKSPDGTVLGLKPNGNYLVTDLAERKLADYTSWGYWELSYDETTGDVKTPYHLHQPGSMWVAGEMTPESKMNDLRQTGFKGLYEGKAMGVWTAAPGTITDVHQIGNLEGTSRMQVDFSPSAVSQLAGDINFADKGILLKFQSERIAGTAFHANITNSQGGNVNGAFYGPNADSVAGSFGAKLQDGNIMGVFGAGIKRAP